A genomic segment from Callithrix jacchus isolate 240 chromosome 8, calJac240_pri, whole genome shotgun sequence encodes:
- the KLC1 gene encoding kinesin light chain 1 isoform X30 — MYENMSTMVYIKEDKLEKLTQDEIISKTKQVIQGLEALKNEHNSILQSLLETLKCLKKDDESNLVEEKSNMIRKSLEMLELGLSEAQVMMALSNHLNAVESEKQKLRAQVRRLCQENQWLRDELANTQQKLQKSEQSVAQLEEEKKHLEFMNQLKKYDDDISPSEDKDTDSTKEPLDDLFPNDEDDPGQGIQQQHSSAAAAAQQGGYEIPARLRTLHNLVIQYASQGRYEVAVPLCKQALEDLEKTSGHDHPDVATMLNILALVYRDQNKYKDAANLLNDALAIREKTLGKDHPAVAATLNNLAVLYGKRGKYKEAEPLCKRALEIREKVLGKDHPDVAKQLNNLALLCQNQGKYEEVEYYYQRALEIYQTKLGPDDPNVAKTKNNLASCYLKQGKFKQAETLYKEILTRAHEREFGSVDDENKPIWMHAEEREECKGKQKDGTSFGEYGGWYKACKVDSPTVTTTLKNLGALYRRQGKFEAAETLEEAAMRSRKQRVAEVLNDPENMEKRRSRESLNVDVVKYESGPDGGEEVSMSVEWNGGVSGRASFCGKRQQQQWPGRRYR; from the exons ATGTATGAGAACATGTCCACAATGGTGTACATAAAGGAAGACAAGTTGGAGAAGCTTACGCAGgatgaaattatttctaagaCAAAGCAAGTGATTCAGGGGCTGGAGGCTTTGAAGAATGAGCACAATTCCATCTTACAAAGTTTACTGGAGACACTGAAGTGTTTGAAGAAGGATGATGAGAGTAACCTGGTGGAGGAGAAATCAAACATGATCCGGAAGTCACTGGAGATGTTGGAGCTTGGCCTGAGTGAGGCACAG GTTATGATGGCTTTGTCGAATCACCTGAATGCTGTGGAGTCTGAGAAACAGAAACTGCGTGCACAGGTTCGTCGTCTGTGCCAGGAGAATCAGTGGCTGCGGGATGAGCTGGCCAACACGCAGCAGAAACTGCAGAAGAGTGAGCAGTCTGTGGCTCAactggaggaggagaagaagcatCTGGAGTTTATGAATCAGCTAAAAAAATACGATGATGACATTTCCCCATCT GAGGACAAAGACACTGATTCTACCAAAGAGCCTCTGGATGACCTTTTCCCCAATGATGAAGACGACCCAGGGCAAGGAA TCCAGCAGCAGCACAGCAGTGCAGCCGCGGCTGCCCAGCAGGGCGGCTACGAGATTCCTGCACGGCTGCGTACGCTCCACAACCTGGTGATCCAGTATGCCTCTCAGGGGCGCTACGAGGTAGCTGTGCCCCTCTGCAAGCAGGCCCTGGAGGACCTGGAGAAGACTTCAGGACATGACCACCCCGACGTGGCCACCATGCTCAACATCCTGGCCTTGGTGTACAG gGATCAGAATAAATACAAAGACGCAGCTAACCTGCTGAATGACGCCTTGGCTATCCGTGAGAAAACCCTGGGCAAAGACCATCCTGCG GTGGCAGCGACTTTGAATAACCTTGCAGTCCTTTATGGTAAAAGAGGGAAGTACAAAGAAGCAGAGCCATTGTGTAAAAGAGCTCTGGAAATCCGAGAAAAG GTTTTGGGGAAGGACCACCCCGACGTTGCCAAGCAGTTGAATAACTTGGCCTTACTGTGCCAGAACCAGGGCAAGTATGAAGAGGTCGAGTACTATTACCAAAGAGCCCTGGAGATCTACCAGACGAAACTGGGGCCGGACGACCCCAACGTGGCCAAGACGAAAAATAACCTG gcatCCTGCTATCTGAAGCAAGGAAAGTTCAAGCAGGCAGAAACACTGTACAAAGAAATTCTCACTCGTGCACATGAACGGGAGTTTGGTTCTGTAGATG ATGAAAATAAACCCATTTGGATGCAtgctgaagaaagagaagaatgcaaa GGAAAGCAAAAGGATGGGACATCTTTTGGAGAGTATGGCGGCTGGTACAAAGCCTGCAAAGTTGATAG TCCAACTGTTACAACCACTCTGAAAAACCTCGGGGCACTTTATAGACGTCAAGGCAAATTTGAAGCTGCAGAAACATTAGAAGAAGCTGCCATGAGGTCTCGCAAACAG AGGGTGGCGGAAGTGCTCAATGACCCTGAGAACATGGAGAAGCGCAGGAGCCGCGAGAGCCTCAACGTGGACGTGGTCAAGTACGAGAGTGGCCCTGACGGAGGGGAGGAAGTGAGTATGAGCGTAGAGTGGAACGGG
- the KLC1 gene encoding kinesin light chain 1 isoform X11 yields the protein MYENMSTMVYIKEDKLEKLTQDEIISKTKQVIQGLEALKNEHNSILQSLLETLKCLKKDDESNLVEEKSNMIRKSLEMLELGLSEAQVMMALSNHLNAVESEKQKLRAQVRRLCQENQWLRDELANTQQKLQKSEQSVAQLEEEKKHLEFMNQLKKYDDDISPSEDKDTDSTKEPLDDLFPNDEDDPGQGIQQQHSSAAAAAQQGGYEIPARLRTLHNLVIQYASQGRYEVAVPLCKQALEDLEKTSGHDHPDVATMLNILALVYRDQNKYKDAANLLNDALAIREKTLGKDHPAVAATLNNLAVLYGKRGKYKEAEPLCKRALEIREKVLGKDHPDVAKQLNNLALLCQNQGKYEEVEYYYQRALEIYQTKLGPDDPNVAKTKNNLASCYLKQGKFKQAETLYKEILTRAHEREFGSVDDENKPIWMHAEEREECKGKQKDGTSFGEYGGWYKACKVDSPTVTTTLKNLGALYRRQGKFEAAETLEEAAMRSRKQRVAEVLNDPENMEKRRSRESLNVDVVKYESGPDGGEEVSMSVEWNGDGTGSLKRSGSFSKLRASIRRSSEKLVRKLKGGSSRESEPKNPGMKRASSLNVLNVGGKAAEDRFQGVSGRASFCGKRQQQQWPGRRYR from the exons ATGTATGAGAACATGTCCACAATGGTGTACATAAAGGAAGACAAGTTGGAGAAGCTTACGCAGgatgaaattatttctaagaCAAAGCAAGTGATTCAGGGGCTGGAGGCTTTGAAGAATGAGCACAATTCCATCTTACAAAGTTTACTGGAGACACTGAAGTGTTTGAAGAAGGATGATGAGAGTAACCTGGTGGAGGAGAAATCAAACATGATCCGGAAGTCACTGGAGATGTTGGAGCTTGGCCTGAGTGAGGCACAG GTTATGATGGCTTTGTCGAATCACCTGAATGCTGTGGAGTCTGAGAAACAGAAACTGCGTGCACAGGTTCGTCGTCTGTGCCAGGAGAATCAGTGGCTGCGGGATGAGCTGGCCAACACGCAGCAGAAACTGCAGAAGAGTGAGCAGTCTGTGGCTCAactggaggaggagaagaagcatCTGGAGTTTATGAATCAGCTAAAAAAATACGATGATGACATTTCCCCATCT GAGGACAAAGACACTGATTCTACCAAAGAGCCTCTGGATGACCTTTTCCCCAATGATGAAGACGACCCAGGGCAAGGAA TCCAGCAGCAGCACAGCAGTGCAGCCGCGGCTGCCCAGCAGGGCGGCTACGAGATTCCTGCACGGCTGCGTACGCTCCACAACCTGGTGATCCAGTATGCCTCTCAGGGGCGCTACGAGGTAGCTGTGCCCCTCTGCAAGCAGGCCCTGGAGGACCTGGAGAAGACTTCAGGACATGACCACCCCGACGTGGCCACCATGCTCAACATCCTGGCCTTGGTGTACAG gGATCAGAATAAATACAAAGACGCAGCTAACCTGCTGAATGACGCCTTGGCTATCCGTGAGAAAACCCTGGGCAAAGACCATCCTGCG GTGGCAGCGACTTTGAATAACCTTGCAGTCCTTTATGGTAAAAGAGGGAAGTACAAAGAAGCAGAGCCATTGTGTAAAAGAGCTCTGGAAATCCGAGAAAAG GTTTTGGGGAAGGACCACCCCGACGTTGCCAAGCAGTTGAATAACTTGGCCTTACTGTGCCAGAACCAGGGCAAGTATGAAGAGGTCGAGTACTATTACCAAAGAGCCCTGGAGATCTACCAGACGAAACTGGGGCCGGACGACCCCAACGTGGCCAAGACGAAAAATAACCTG gcatCCTGCTATCTGAAGCAAGGAAAGTTCAAGCAGGCAGAAACACTGTACAAAGAAATTCTCACTCGTGCACATGAACGGGAGTTTGGTTCTGTAGATG ATGAAAATAAACCCATTTGGATGCAtgctgaagaaagagaagaatgcaaa GGAAAGCAAAAGGATGGGACATCTTTTGGAGAGTATGGCGGCTGGTACAAAGCCTGCAAAGTTGATAG TCCAACTGTTACAACCACTCTGAAAAACCTCGGGGCACTTTATAGACGTCAAGGCAAATTTGAAGCTGCAGAAACATTAGAAGAAGCTGCCATGAGGTCTCGCAAACAG AGGGTGGCGGAAGTGCTCAATGACCCTGAGAACATGGAGAAGCGCAGGAGCCGCGAGAGCCTCAACGTGGACGTGGTCAAGTACGAGAGTGGCCCTGACGGAGGGGAGGAAGTGAGTATGAGCGTAGAGTGGAACGGG GATGGCACTGGATCTTTAAAACGCAGTGGTTCCTTTAGCAAACTCCGGGCTTCCATTAGACGCAGCAGTGAGAAGCTGGTTAGGAAGCTGAAGGGAGGAAGTTCACGAGAGAGTGAGCCAAAGAACCCCGG CATGAAGCGTGCCAGTTCTCTGAATGTCCTTAACGTGGGTGGCAAGGCTGCTGAAGATCGCTTCCAA
- the KLC1 gene encoding kinesin light chain 1 isoform X41 translates to MYENMSTMVYIKEDKLEKLTQDEIISKTKQVIQGLEALKNEHNSILQSLLETLKCLKKDDESNLVEEKSNMIRKSLEMLELGLSEAQVMMALSNHLNAVESEKQKLRAQVRRLCQENQWLRDELANTQQKLQKSEQSVAQLEEEKKHLEFMNQLKKYDDDISPSEDKDTDSTKEPLDDLFPNDEDDPGQGIQQQHSSAAAAAQQGGYEIPARLRTLHNLVIQYASQGRYEVAVPLCKQALEDLEKTSGHDHPDVATMLNILALVYRDQNKYKDAANLLNDALAIREKTLGKDHPAVAATLNNLAVLYGKRGKYKEAEPLCKRALEIREKVLGKDHPDVAKQLNNLALLCQNQGKYEEVEYYYQRALEIYQTKLGPDDPNVAKTKNNLASCYLKQGKFKQAETLYKEILTRAHEREFGSVDDENKPIWMHAEEREECKGKQKDGTSFGEYGGWYKACKVDSPTVTTTLKNLGALYRRQGKFEAAETLEEAAMRSRKQRVAEVLNDPENMEKRRSRESLNVDVVKYESGPDGGEEVSMSVEWNGMRKMKLGLVK, encoded by the exons ATGTATGAGAACATGTCCACAATGGTGTACATAAAGGAAGACAAGTTGGAGAAGCTTACGCAGgatgaaattatttctaagaCAAAGCAAGTGATTCAGGGGCTGGAGGCTTTGAAGAATGAGCACAATTCCATCTTACAAAGTTTACTGGAGACACTGAAGTGTTTGAAGAAGGATGATGAGAGTAACCTGGTGGAGGAGAAATCAAACATGATCCGGAAGTCACTGGAGATGTTGGAGCTTGGCCTGAGTGAGGCACAG GTTATGATGGCTTTGTCGAATCACCTGAATGCTGTGGAGTCTGAGAAACAGAAACTGCGTGCACAGGTTCGTCGTCTGTGCCAGGAGAATCAGTGGCTGCGGGATGAGCTGGCCAACACGCAGCAGAAACTGCAGAAGAGTGAGCAGTCTGTGGCTCAactggaggaggagaagaagcatCTGGAGTTTATGAATCAGCTAAAAAAATACGATGATGACATTTCCCCATCT GAGGACAAAGACACTGATTCTACCAAAGAGCCTCTGGATGACCTTTTCCCCAATGATGAAGACGACCCAGGGCAAGGAA TCCAGCAGCAGCACAGCAGTGCAGCCGCGGCTGCCCAGCAGGGCGGCTACGAGATTCCTGCACGGCTGCGTACGCTCCACAACCTGGTGATCCAGTATGCCTCTCAGGGGCGCTACGAGGTAGCTGTGCCCCTCTGCAAGCAGGCCCTGGAGGACCTGGAGAAGACTTCAGGACATGACCACCCCGACGTGGCCACCATGCTCAACATCCTGGCCTTGGTGTACAG gGATCAGAATAAATACAAAGACGCAGCTAACCTGCTGAATGACGCCTTGGCTATCCGTGAGAAAACCCTGGGCAAAGACCATCCTGCG GTGGCAGCGACTTTGAATAACCTTGCAGTCCTTTATGGTAAAAGAGGGAAGTACAAAGAAGCAGAGCCATTGTGTAAAAGAGCTCTGGAAATCCGAGAAAAG GTTTTGGGGAAGGACCACCCCGACGTTGCCAAGCAGTTGAATAACTTGGCCTTACTGTGCCAGAACCAGGGCAAGTATGAAGAGGTCGAGTACTATTACCAAAGAGCCCTGGAGATCTACCAGACGAAACTGGGGCCGGACGACCCCAACGTGGCCAAGACGAAAAATAACCTG gcatCCTGCTATCTGAAGCAAGGAAAGTTCAAGCAGGCAGAAACACTGTACAAAGAAATTCTCACTCGTGCACATGAACGGGAGTTTGGTTCTGTAGATG ATGAAAATAAACCCATTTGGATGCAtgctgaagaaagagaagaatgcaaa GGAAAGCAAAAGGATGGGACATCTTTTGGAGAGTATGGCGGCTGGTACAAAGCCTGCAAAGTTGATAG TCCAACTGTTACAACCACTCTGAAAAACCTCGGGGCACTTTATAGACGTCAAGGCAAATTTGAAGCTGCAGAAACATTAGAAGAAGCTGCCATGAGGTCTCGCAAACAG AGGGTGGCGGAAGTGCTCAATGACCCTGAGAACATGGAGAAGCGCAGGAGCCGCGAGAGCCTCAACGTGGACGTGGTCAAGTACGAGAGTGGCCCTGACGGAGGGGAGGAAGTGAGTATGAGCGTAGAGTGGAACGGG atgagaaaaatgaagctcgGGCtggttaaatga
- the KLC1 gene encoding kinesin light chain 1 isoform X44: MYENMSTMVYIKEDKLEKLTQDEIISKTKQVIQGLEALKNEHNSILQSLLETLKCLKKDDESNLVEEKSNMIRKSLEMLELGLSEAQVMMALSNHLNAVESEKQKLRAQVRRLCQENQWLRDELANTQQKLQKSEQSVAQLEEEKKHLEFMNQLKKYDDDISPSEDKDTDSTKEPLDDLFPNDEDDPGQGIQQQHSSAAAAAQQGGYEIPARLRTLHNLVIQYASQGRYEVAVPLCKQALEDLEKTSGHDHPDVATMLNILALVYRDQNKYKDAANLLNDALAIREKTLGKDHPAVAATLNNLAVLYGKRGKYKEAEPLCKRALEIREKVLGKDHPDVAKQLNNLALLCQNQGKYEEVEYYYQRALEIYQTKLGPDDPNVAKTKNNLASCYLKQGKFKQAETLYKEILTRAHEREFGSVDDENKPIWMHAEEREECKGKQKDGTSFGEYGGWYKACKVDSPTVTTTLKNLGALYRRQGKFEAAETLEEAAMRSRKQRVAEVLNDPENMEKRRSRESLNVDVVKYESGPDGGEEMRKMKLGLVK, encoded by the exons ATGTATGAGAACATGTCCACAATGGTGTACATAAAGGAAGACAAGTTGGAGAAGCTTACGCAGgatgaaattatttctaagaCAAAGCAAGTGATTCAGGGGCTGGAGGCTTTGAAGAATGAGCACAATTCCATCTTACAAAGTTTACTGGAGACACTGAAGTGTTTGAAGAAGGATGATGAGAGTAACCTGGTGGAGGAGAAATCAAACATGATCCGGAAGTCACTGGAGATGTTGGAGCTTGGCCTGAGTGAGGCACAG GTTATGATGGCTTTGTCGAATCACCTGAATGCTGTGGAGTCTGAGAAACAGAAACTGCGTGCACAGGTTCGTCGTCTGTGCCAGGAGAATCAGTGGCTGCGGGATGAGCTGGCCAACACGCAGCAGAAACTGCAGAAGAGTGAGCAGTCTGTGGCTCAactggaggaggagaagaagcatCTGGAGTTTATGAATCAGCTAAAAAAATACGATGATGACATTTCCCCATCT GAGGACAAAGACACTGATTCTACCAAAGAGCCTCTGGATGACCTTTTCCCCAATGATGAAGACGACCCAGGGCAAGGAA TCCAGCAGCAGCACAGCAGTGCAGCCGCGGCTGCCCAGCAGGGCGGCTACGAGATTCCTGCACGGCTGCGTACGCTCCACAACCTGGTGATCCAGTATGCCTCTCAGGGGCGCTACGAGGTAGCTGTGCCCCTCTGCAAGCAGGCCCTGGAGGACCTGGAGAAGACTTCAGGACATGACCACCCCGACGTGGCCACCATGCTCAACATCCTGGCCTTGGTGTACAG gGATCAGAATAAATACAAAGACGCAGCTAACCTGCTGAATGACGCCTTGGCTATCCGTGAGAAAACCCTGGGCAAAGACCATCCTGCG GTGGCAGCGACTTTGAATAACCTTGCAGTCCTTTATGGTAAAAGAGGGAAGTACAAAGAAGCAGAGCCATTGTGTAAAAGAGCTCTGGAAATCCGAGAAAAG GTTTTGGGGAAGGACCACCCCGACGTTGCCAAGCAGTTGAATAACTTGGCCTTACTGTGCCAGAACCAGGGCAAGTATGAAGAGGTCGAGTACTATTACCAAAGAGCCCTGGAGATCTACCAGACGAAACTGGGGCCGGACGACCCCAACGTGGCCAAGACGAAAAATAACCTG gcatCCTGCTATCTGAAGCAAGGAAAGTTCAAGCAGGCAGAAACACTGTACAAAGAAATTCTCACTCGTGCACATGAACGGGAGTTTGGTTCTGTAGATG ATGAAAATAAACCCATTTGGATGCAtgctgaagaaagagaagaatgcaaa GGAAAGCAAAAGGATGGGACATCTTTTGGAGAGTATGGCGGCTGGTACAAAGCCTGCAAAGTTGATAG TCCAACTGTTACAACCACTCTGAAAAACCTCGGGGCACTTTATAGACGTCAAGGCAAATTTGAAGCTGCAGAAACATTAGAAGAAGCTGCCATGAGGTCTCGCAAACAG AGGGTGGCGGAAGTGCTCAATGACCCTGAGAACATGGAGAAGCGCAGGAGCCGCGAGAGCCTCAACGTGGACGTGGTCAAGTACGAGAGTGGCCCTGACGGAGGGGAGGAA atgagaaaaatgaagctcgGGCtggttaaatga
- the KLC1 gene encoding kinesin light chain 1 isoform X22, translating to MYENMSTMVYIKEDKLEKLTQDEIISKTKQVIQGLEALKNEHNSILQSLLETLKCLKKDDESNLVEEKSNMIRKSLEMLELGLSEAQVMMALSNHLNAVESEKQKLRAQVRRLCQENQWLRDELANTQQKLQKSEQSVAQLEEEKKHLEFMNQLKKYDDDISPSEDKDTDSTKEPLDDLFPNDEDDPGQGIQQQHSSAAAAAQQGGYEIPARLRTLHNLVIQYASQGRYEVAVPLCKQALEDLEKTSGHDHPDVATMLNILALVYRDQNKYKDAANLLNDALAIREKTLGKDHPAVAATLNNLAVLYGKRGKYKEAEPLCKRALEIREKVLGKDHPDVAKQLNNLALLCQNQGKYEEVEYYYQRALEIYQTKLGPDDPNVAKTKNNLASCYLKQGKFKQAETLYKEILTRAHEREFGSVDDENKPIWMHAEEREECKGKQKDGTSFGEYGGWYKACKVDSPTVTTTLKNLGALYRRQGKFEAAETLEEAAMRSRKQRVAEVLNDPENMEKRRSRESLNVDVVKYESGPDGGEEDGTGSLKRSGSFSKLRASIRRSSEKLVRKLKGGSSRESEPKNPGASLAEPLSVENDSSSSGLEDAIAN from the exons ATGTATGAGAACATGTCCACAATGGTGTACATAAAGGAAGACAAGTTGGAGAAGCTTACGCAGgatgaaattatttctaagaCAAAGCAAGTGATTCAGGGGCTGGAGGCTTTGAAGAATGAGCACAATTCCATCTTACAAAGTTTACTGGAGACACTGAAGTGTTTGAAGAAGGATGATGAGAGTAACCTGGTGGAGGAGAAATCAAACATGATCCGGAAGTCACTGGAGATGTTGGAGCTTGGCCTGAGTGAGGCACAG GTTATGATGGCTTTGTCGAATCACCTGAATGCTGTGGAGTCTGAGAAACAGAAACTGCGTGCACAGGTTCGTCGTCTGTGCCAGGAGAATCAGTGGCTGCGGGATGAGCTGGCCAACACGCAGCAGAAACTGCAGAAGAGTGAGCAGTCTGTGGCTCAactggaggaggagaagaagcatCTGGAGTTTATGAATCAGCTAAAAAAATACGATGATGACATTTCCCCATCT GAGGACAAAGACACTGATTCTACCAAAGAGCCTCTGGATGACCTTTTCCCCAATGATGAAGACGACCCAGGGCAAGGAA TCCAGCAGCAGCACAGCAGTGCAGCCGCGGCTGCCCAGCAGGGCGGCTACGAGATTCCTGCACGGCTGCGTACGCTCCACAACCTGGTGATCCAGTATGCCTCTCAGGGGCGCTACGAGGTAGCTGTGCCCCTCTGCAAGCAGGCCCTGGAGGACCTGGAGAAGACTTCAGGACATGACCACCCCGACGTGGCCACCATGCTCAACATCCTGGCCTTGGTGTACAG gGATCAGAATAAATACAAAGACGCAGCTAACCTGCTGAATGACGCCTTGGCTATCCGTGAGAAAACCCTGGGCAAAGACCATCCTGCG GTGGCAGCGACTTTGAATAACCTTGCAGTCCTTTATGGTAAAAGAGGGAAGTACAAAGAAGCAGAGCCATTGTGTAAAAGAGCTCTGGAAATCCGAGAAAAG GTTTTGGGGAAGGACCACCCCGACGTTGCCAAGCAGTTGAATAACTTGGCCTTACTGTGCCAGAACCAGGGCAAGTATGAAGAGGTCGAGTACTATTACCAAAGAGCCCTGGAGATCTACCAGACGAAACTGGGGCCGGACGACCCCAACGTGGCCAAGACGAAAAATAACCTG gcatCCTGCTATCTGAAGCAAGGAAAGTTCAAGCAGGCAGAAACACTGTACAAAGAAATTCTCACTCGTGCACATGAACGGGAGTTTGGTTCTGTAGATG ATGAAAATAAACCCATTTGGATGCAtgctgaagaaagagaagaatgcaaa GGAAAGCAAAAGGATGGGACATCTTTTGGAGAGTATGGCGGCTGGTACAAAGCCTGCAAAGTTGATAG TCCAACTGTTACAACCACTCTGAAAAACCTCGGGGCACTTTATAGACGTCAAGGCAAATTTGAAGCTGCAGAAACATTAGAAGAAGCTGCCATGAGGTCTCGCAAACAG AGGGTGGCGGAAGTGCTCAATGACCCTGAGAACATGGAGAAGCGCAGGAGCCGCGAGAGCCTCAACGTGGACGTGGTCAAGTACGAGAGTGGCCCTGACGGAGGGGAGGAA GATGGCACTGGATCTTTAAAACGCAGTGGTTCCTTTAGCAAACTCCGGGCTTCCATTAGACGCAGCAGTGAGAAGCTGGTTAGGAAGCTGAAGGGAGGAAGTTCACGAGAGAGTGAGCCAAAGAACCCCGG
- the KLC1 gene encoding kinesin light chain 1 isoform X8 — MYENMSTMVYIKEDKLEKLTQDEIISKTKQVIQGLEALKNEHNSILQSLLETLKCLKKDDESNLVEEKSNMIRKSLEMLELGLSEAQVMMALSNHLNAVESEKQKLRAQVRRLCQENQWLRDELANTQQKLQKSEQSVAQLEEEKKHLEFMNQLKKYDDDISPSEDKDTDSTKEPLDDLFPNDEDDPGQGIQQQHSSAAAAAQQGGYEIPARLRTLHNLVIQYASQGRYEVAVPLCKQALEDLEKTSGHDHPDVATMLNILALVYRDQNKYKDAANLLNDALAIREKTLGKDHPAVAATLNNLAVLYGKRGKYKEAEPLCKRALEIREKVLGKDHPDVAKQLNNLALLCQNQGKYEEVEYYYQRALEIYQTKLGPDDPNVAKTKNNLASCYLKQGKFKQAETLYKEILTRAHEREFGSVDDENKPIWMHAEEREECKGKQKDGTSFGEYGGWYKACKVDSPTVTTTLKNLGALYRRQGKFEAAETLEEAAMRSRKQGLDNVHKQRVAEVLNDPENMEKRRSRESLNVDVVKYESGPDGGEEDGTGSLKRSGSFSKLRASIRRSSEKLVRKLKGGSSRESEPKNPGMKRASSLNVLNVGGKAAEDRFQGVSGRASFCGKRQQQQWPGRRYR; from the exons ATGTATGAGAACATGTCCACAATGGTGTACATAAAGGAAGACAAGTTGGAGAAGCTTACGCAGgatgaaattatttctaagaCAAAGCAAGTGATTCAGGGGCTGGAGGCTTTGAAGAATGAGCACAATTCCATCTTACAAAGTTTACTGGAGACACTGAAGTGTTTGAAGAAGGATGATGAGAGTAACCTGGTGGAGGAGAAATCAAACATGATCCGGAAGTCACTGGAGATGTTGGAGCTTGGCCTGAGTGAGGCACAG GTTATGATGGCTTTGTCGAATCACCTGAATGCTGTGGAGTCTGAGAAACAGAAACTGCGTGCACAGGTTCGTCGTCTGTGCCAGGAGAATCAGTGGCTGCGGGATGAGCTGGCCAACACGCAGCAGAAACTGCAGAAGAGTGAGCAGTCTGTGGCTCAactggaggaggagaagaagcatCTGGAGTTTATGAATCAGCTAAAAAAATACGATGATGACATTTCCCCATCT GAGGACAAAGACACTGATTCTACCAAAGAGCCTCTGGATGACCTTTTCCCCAATGATGAAGACGACCCAGGGCAAGGAA TCCAGCAGCAGCACAGCAGTGCAGCCGCGGCTGCCCAGCAGGGCGGCTACGAGATTCCTGCACGGCTGCGTACGCTCCACAACCTGGTGATCCAGTATGCCTCTCAGGGGCGCTACGAGGTAGCTGTGCCCCTCTGCAAGCAGGCCCTGGAGGACCTGGAGAAGACTTCAGGACATGACCACCCCGACGTGGCCACCATGCTCAACATCCTGGCCTTGGTGTACAG gGATCAGAATAAATACAAAGACGCAGCTAACCTGCTGAATGACGCCTTGGCTATCCGTGAGAAAACCCTGGGCAAAGACCATCCTGCG GTGGCAGCGACTTTGAATAACCTTGCAGTCCTTTATGGTAAAAGAGGGAAGTACAAAGAAGCAGAGCCATTGTGTAAAAGAGCTCTGGAAATCCGAGAAAAG GTTTTGGGGAAGGACCACCCCGACGTTGCCAAGCAGTTGAATAACTTGGCCTTACTGTGCCAGAACCAGGGCAAGTATGAAGAGGTCGAGTACTATTACCAAAGAGCCCTGGAGATCTACCAGACGAAACTGGGGCCGGACGACCCCAACGTGGCCAAGACGAAAAATAACCTG gcatCCTGCTATCTGAAGCAAGGAAAGTTCAAGCAGGCAGAAACACTGTACAAAGAAATTCTCACTCGTGCACATGAACGGGAGTTTGGTTCTGTAGATG ATGAAAATAAACCCATTTGGATGCAtgctgaagaaagagaagaatgcaaa GGAAAGCAAAAGGATGGGACATCTTTTGGAGAGTATGGCGGCTGGTACAAAGCCTGCAAAGTTGATAG TCCAACTGTTACAACCACTCTGAAAAACCTCGGGGCACTTTATAGACGTCAAGGCAAATTTGAAGCTGCAGAAACATTAGAAGAAGCTGCCATGAGGTCTCGCAAACAG GGTCTTGACAATGTTCACAAACAGAGGGTGGCGGAAGTGCTCAATGACCCTGAGAACATGGAGAAGCGCAGGAGCCGCGAGAGCCTCAACGTGGACGTGGTCAAGTACGAGAGTGGCCCTGACGGAGGGGAGGAA GATGGCACTGGATCTTTAAAACGCAGTGGTTCCTTTAGCAAACTCCGGGCTTCCATTAGACGCAGCAGTGAGAAGCTGGTTAGGAAGCTGAAGGGAGGAAGTTCACGAGAGAGTGAGCCAAAGAACCCCGG CATGAAGCGTGCCAGTTCTCTGAATGTCCTTAACGTGGGTGGCAAGGCTGCTGAAGATCGCTTCCAA